The DNA sequence CGGCAGTAAACTTTGCAAAAGGTGTCAAATCTGCAAAAAACAACATCCCGGCAATAAGAAATTAGTTGCCGATAAAAACAAAGTAAGCATTCTGATTACTACGGATATCCATTCCCAACTCTATACACACGACGAGTTCTTTTGGGAAAACAATCAGGCTGTATACCGGAAACGAGGAGGCATGGCAGTTTTAAAAACCATGATCAATACGCTCCGCAGTGAAAATCCGGAAAACACGATTCTTTATGACGGAGGTGATTATTTTCACGGACATGCCGTCGCATCGCTTACAGAGGGTGAAGCACTGATTCCTATTTTCAACAATATGGATTATGACCTTATGCTTCCCGGCAACTGGGAAGTAGTCTACAAAAAGAAAAAGATGCTGTATGATATGGGACATACCAATGCTGCAAAGATATGTGCGAACATGTACCATAAGACAAATGATGAAAACAACGGTGAACTTGTCTATCCTCCATATTGGATAAAATATATCGCCGGTGTCAAGATCGGATTTATCGGATATACTGACCACCTGATACCAAAGAGACAATCCCCGGCCTACAGTGAAGGATTGCGTTTTGAACACGCAGATGCGAATCTGGCAAAATATGTCAGGTTATTGCGGGAGGTCGAAGGATGTGCTGTGGTTCTCGTAGCAACCCATATGGGATTGGCACAACAGGTAGGATTGGCCAATAACCCTGCCGCAGAGGGCGTGGATTATATTCTCGGCGCTGATACACACGAAAGGGTGAGAGAACCCATCCAGGCAAAATACACAAATGTCATCGAATGCGGAGCCTTTGGTTCTTTCTTGGGAAAGCTGGATTTAGTCTTTGAAGACGGAAAACTAAAAGATGCTGCCTATGAATTAATGGACGTGGATCCGTTTAAGTATCCTGCAGATAAAGAGATGCAGGCATTGGTAGACAAGGCTTGTGCTCCTTACAAACAGGAATTGCAGAAAGTAATAGGGACAAGCACAACTCCTTTAGTACGATATTTTGTCTTGGAAACACCCATGGACAACCTGATTACGGATGCCATCATGTGGAAATTCAAGCCTGATATTGCCTTATCAAACGGATTCCGTTTTTGTCAGCCTCTGGCACTAGATCCAAAAACCGGAACCGCCGCAATCACTAAAGAGTTTTTATGGAACATGCTGCCTGTCAACAGTGAAGCGAAGAAAGGAATTGTTTCCGGAAAACAAATACTGGACTGGCTGGAAAAGGAACTGCAGAATGCATTCGCCAAAGATCCGTCAAAAAGGTTTGGAGGCTGGTTTGTAAGATACAACGGAATGCAGGTCAACTTTACCATCTCTGCAGAATTTGGCAAACGTGTTAATTGGGTAAAGGTCAACGGTGAACTGCTGGATGAAAATAAGGAATACAGTATCATTGCCTGTGAACGGGAAGGCGATCCGGATGATACCCTTTGCAGAATGGAGCATGTCAGAAATCCGACGAAGCTAACCGCTTTATTGCACGATGTCATCGAAGAATACCTGCGTGTCTATTCTCCCGTTGCGCCTAAACTGGAAGGCCGGGCTGTCGCAACAGATGAGCCGGCAACTTTACTGACACAACTGCGCGGTACAACTTATAATTTCAGATAATCCGATTCGGTATTTATTCGGTTCAACAGCTTTCATCTTGGATTTTATGATTTGATGGAGGATGATTTGCCGTTATCTACCCCTTCCAGAAAATAACCGTCCTTCATACAGCTGCAACATGCAGATAAATGGGTAATAAACTTTGTAACAAAAGTAACTGACAATAAAAACAGAATGGTATAACTTTGCTTCATAATTAAATAAAAAAATAAAAAATGAAAGTAGAACAAATTTACACAGGCTGTTTGGCACAAGGTGCATATTACATAGAAAGCAACGGTGAAGCAGCGATTATTGACCCGCTCAGAGAAGTTCAGCCTTATATCGATATGGCTGAACAACGTGGTGCAAAAATCAAATACATTTTTGAAACGCACTTTCATGCCGACTTTGTTTCAGGGCACGTCGACTTATCAAAGAAAACGGGTGCTCCTATCATATTCGGGCCAACAAAAATGGAAATAGGCTATTCCGTAGTTATAGGAGAAGATGACCAGGAATTTCCATTGGGGAATGCCACCATCAAGCTGATTCATACTCCAGGACACACCATGGAGAGCAGTTGTTATTTGTTGCAGGATGAAGCCGGAACAGCAACCGCATTATTTACGGGTGATACACTATTTATAGGCGATGTGGGCCGTCCTGATCTGGCCCAGCATGTAGTGGAAGATTTGACGGAAGAAAAACTGGCCGGTCACTTGTTTGATTCGCTTCGAAATAAGATCATGCCACTCTCGGACGATCTGATTATTTACCCTGCTCACGGTGCCGGCAGTGCCTGTGGGAAAAACCTGAGCAAGGAAACATCGGATACATTGGGCAATCAGAAAAAAAACAACTATGCCTTAAATCCGTCATTAAGTAAAGAGGAATTTATCAAAGAAGTATTAACCGGCCTGATGCCGCCTCCGGGATATTTTCCTAAAAATGTATTGATGAATATTCAAGGTTACGACAGTATCGATGAAGTAATTTCCAGGGGCTGCAAATCATTGTCTCCTAAAGCATTTGAGGCTGCAGCATCTGAAACACGCGCCCTAATTCTGGATACAAGAAGTCCGCAGGTCTTTGGCAAAGGATTTATCCCGAATTCTATCAATATAGGTATTGACGGCAGTTTTGCGGTATGGGTTGGTACACTTATTCCGGATATCAAACAGCAGATCTTGCTGGTTACAGAACCCGGCAGAGAACTGGAAGTGGTGACACGCCTGGCGAGAGTTGGTTATGACCATACCATCGGCTATCTGGAAGGTGGCATGGAGGCATGGGAAGCAAGCGGTATGGAAATGAATACCATCCCCTCTGTAACTGCTGAGGAATTTGCCGCAGCGGAAGAAGAAGATCCGACTATAAACATCCTGGATGTACGAAAGAAAAGTGAATATTTTTCAGAACACATCGTCAATGCTATCAGTGCCCCTTTAGATTACGTCAACGAAAGCATGTTATTGGTAGATAAAAACAAACCCTATTATGTCCATTGCGGCGGAGGATACCGCTCCATGGTTTTTGCCTCTATCCTGAAAGCCAGGGGATACGATAACCTGATTGATGTTGACGGAGGGTTTACTTCCATCAAGAATTCCGGCAAATTTAAGATAACAGATTATGTTTGCCCGACATCGATGTTATAATCTAAAAACTTAAAAAATGCAGTTTATCCTAAAATACAAGTTGACCATTCTGGGTGTCATCCTCGGTGCTATAGGCGGATTTGCCTATTATCATTACGTCGGCTGTGCAAGCGGCACCTGCCCAATCACTTCCAGACCATTGAACAGTACCGTATACGGCGCACTGATGGGTGGCTTGCTGTTCAATCTGTTTCAAAGAGACGATTCAAAAGAAATTACCAACTCTAAACATTAATGTCATGAACAACAAAAAAATCATTATCGATGTCCGAACGCCCGGAGAATACATGGGCGGACATGTTACAGGCAGTATCAATATCCCATTACAGGAAATTCAGCAGCGGGTAGACGAGATCAAATCTCTGCACAAACCGGTGGTGTTATGCTGTGCTTCCGGAAACAGAAGCGGTCAGGCAGCGGCATTTCTGAAAAGCCAGGGTATCGACTGCGAAAACGGCGGCAGCTGGTCAAGTGTAAACTTTGCAATTCAGCGTAATTAAGGGTTAAATAGCAAGAAGGCAGACA is a window from the Sphingobacteriales bacterium genome containing:
- a CDS encoding bifunctional metallophosphatase/5'-nucleotidase — protein: MCKKQHPGNKKLVADKNKVSILITTDIHSQLYTHDEFFWENNQAVYRKRGGMAVLKTMINTLRSENPENTILYDGGDYFHGHAVASLTEGEALIPIFNNMDYDLMLPGNWEVVYKKKKMLYDMGHTNAAKICANMYHKTNDENNGELVYPPYWIKYIAGVKIGFIGYTDHLIPKRQSPAYSEGLRFEHADANLAKYVRLLREVEGCAVVLVATHMGLAQQVGLANNPAAEGVDYILGADTHERVREPIQAKYTNVIECGAFGSFLGKLDLVFEDGKLKDAAYELMDVDPFKYPADKEMQALVDKACAPYKQELQKVIGTSTTPLVRYFVLETPMDNLITDAIMWKFKPDIALSNGFRFCQPLALDPKTGTAAITKEFLWNMLPVNSEAKKGIVSGKQILDWLEKELQNAFAKDPSKRFGGWFVRYNGMQVNFTISAEFGKRVNWVKVNGELLDENKEYSIIACEREGDPDDTLCRMEHVRNPTKLTALLHDVIEEYLRVYSPVAPKLEGRAVATDEPATLLTQLRGTTYNFR
- a CDS encoding MBL fold metallo-hydrolase; this translates as MKVEQIYTGCLAQGAYYIESNGEAAIIDPLREVQPYIDMAEQRGAKIKYIFETHFHADFVSGHVDLSKKTGAPIIFGPTKMEIGYSVVIGEDDQEFPLGNATIKLIHTPGHTMESSCYLLQDEAGTATALFTGDTLFIGDVGRPDLAQHVVEDLTEEKLAGHLFDSLRNKIMPLSDDLIIYPAHGAGSACGKNLSKETSDTLGNQKKNNYALNPSLSKEEFIKEVLTGLMPPPGYFPKNVLMNIQGYDSIDEVISRGCKSLSPKAFEAAASETRALILDTRSPQVFGKGFIPNSINIGIDGSFAVWVGTLIPDIKQQILLVTEPGRELEVVTRLARVGYDHTIGYLEGGMEAWEASGMEMNTIPSVTAEEFAAAEEEDPTINILDVRKKSEYFSEHIVNAISAPLDYVNESMLLVDKNKPYYVHCGGGYRSMVFASILKARGYDNLIDVDGGFTSIKNSGKFKITDYVCPTSML
- a CDS encoding rhodanese-like domain-containing protein, with translation MNNKKIIIDVRTPGEYMGGHVTGSINIPLQEIQQRVDEIKSLHKPVVLCCASGNRSGQAAAFLKSQGIDCENGGSWSSVNFAIQRN